Genomic window (Psilocybe cubensis strain MGC-MH-2018 chromosome 1, whole genome shotgun sequence):
CGGCTCAAAGTTGCGCGAGGCGCCGTGCTCAGCGGTGTAGTCGGTGTTGCGCGGGTCGGTCTTGAACGTGATCTCTGCGGAACACAGCGTGCATTTGATGTAGAAGCGGAAGATTTTGATGCCGAGGTAGTCTTCGCCCTCGACGGTCTCCTTGCGCGCGTTGAACTTTTTGCCTTTGTAGATGTATTCCCCGCAGGTGTTGCACCGCATGGAGAAGGGCGCCATTAGGCGCACTACTTGTTGCGAGTTTTTGGGGTGCTTGCGCCGCGAGATGAGCTCGGGGTCAAAGTCCGGTGGGAAGTATTTGTTGAGTACTGCATGGACCGTTATCAGTTGGAGTcgttgaggaggagaggaggagggacgACGTACCTTTGCGTTCTGACATGGTGGATAAGGTAAGGGTTGAGTGAAGATGCGCAAGTGCTCAAAGTGGAAAGGGTAATTAGGGGATTATGTCAGCAAATGAACATTGGAATGAACATGGCTAATCAGTCTCACTCtcgctctttctcttttttcgcCACtaccttctttcctttctcctCATTTTCTGCGATACACCtccacatacacacacataCGCCCCCCTCCCGATTAACGACAATCCCACTGCACTCTTTCCGCGATACATAACCATTTATCAGATTCTCAGGCTGCTTTTGCCCCTTGGGAAATAACGAACACAACACCCCCGACACGAAATATCGTTACATATACTCCCCTTTGTCGCTCCAGATAGCTGGACACGATGTCTACGCACAACGAAAACACCACCCCGACCCCGTTAGTATCGCTGACTCTCCATCTCGTGCAGTGGCTCATGAaccctctttttttcttggttGCGAATACAGCGAGGACCATTCCATTTCTGAAGGCCTCCTCCCCGCCTTCTCTGCGAAACAGTACTCCCATCTCCCGACGCCGCAGAGGTACGTCGTTACCTTGTTTGCTTGTGGGCTTACTGAACGCCGCTCGTTAGTCCCACCAGCGATCCGCGGTACGGATATGACCGGCCACACTCCCCAGAGTCGCCTATCGCCAACGGGTGCGCCACACTTCTTATCCCTCCCCCctcccttctctttctcttgctCACAGAATCGCACCAGCTTGAAcgctacatcctcaaccgCCTTTCAGAACAGGCGACAAGGGAACAGAGCCTTGTGCGTTtgcctttcctttttttttgagtgcTTTATGAATGTTAGCGCTTGTCCTGAACATGCATTTATGTATCCTTCGTAGCTCGGCGGTGGACGATGGTGGGCACCCTCTGCGCGCGCAGTACGGCTCTTCTGCTGCTTTGCAACAATGCGCTACCCCGGAATCGAGGTGAGTGACTTTTGCGTGCTTTtgtctctttccctctctctctttgtGTGTGGAGGGATGCTGATGTTTGGGTGCTTTGCAGTCCGCATTTCTCACATATATCTCCTGCTGAAAATAGCAGCTCTACTACTACTACGCCGCGATACTTGTAGGTTTTTGATGTGTTGATATTGGTGGTCTTGTGCTGATTTTGAGGGGGTAGTATACCATCTACCTCGACTGATTTTACAACCCCAAAGCAGAATACGTGCGTATTTCTCGCTCGCTCGCTCGTCTCAATATGATCAATTGACCTTTTCCACTCCAGGTCAAAGGAGGCTGCTTCTCGCAAATCTATTAACCACTCTACATCTAATATGCAAATGGCCACGCCGTCCTCTCCCCCGCTGGACCCACCGCCTGCACATTCGTCCGCGCTCTCCTCGCCGTTCATGGCGAAATTGTCCATTGGGGAGAAGGACAAGGCGTCGAGGGGGACTGTGCCcccgtcgtcctcgtcgtcgtccctCCCCGTACATGTAGATGACGTATTCGCATCGTCGCAGTCGTCCTTGCAGGCGGCGACGTCGACGTCTGCGGCGTCTACGCCTCCTCCTATTTCTCCTGTGCTTGGTGTCGCGCCCAACCCGAACCCCAACCCTACGACAACGACGGCACCTACAGTCACCGCCGGGGGAGAGATGGAGAGGATCCGGCAGTCGATTATAGCTGACAGGCTTGCGCACATCCAACAGGCGGAAAAGTACCGCCCAGAGTATCTTAAGCGGTCCAAGCGCACTCTCGCGGAAGCGGACCCTATGTATTTGTTGGAAGATGACGGCGCGTCTGAGCGCGTCTTGCCTGTTGGCATTATGGAGTCACCGCATAAAGGACGCCGACTGAAGCTGTTCCAGGAAACTTCGGAGGAGAGCTTTGAGGAGAGTCTGATGGCGGGTGGATATGGCCGATATGTATGTTTGCTTGCACTTTTTTTTGACGTTggcatttttctctttgggTGGTGGCATGAATTGAATGTTTTCAttactctctctctctttcttcctacTTCGTGGCTTGCTGACATGGTTCGTTCAATTCATAGCGGACTGCCGATTGGGTGCGCCAGCCACAGCCTAtatccctccctccctccgcCGTTGCGGGATCGTCAACGTCGATCGTGGCGATTCTCGAAGAGGCACAGGAGGCTCCTCCATCTGAGAAAGAGCTGAAGAAGCGTAAACGTCTGGCTGCTTTCCGCGCCGAGCCTACCCAGGGTAACTCCAAACTATGCGCCGTCGAGCTCGAAGGCAAAGGGCGCGTGATCATCGACGGGTCGGCTGAAGAGCACGTCACGCCTGGCAGCCCTGAGCCAGTGGTGCATGCCACCGgcgggaagaagaagacgccgAGTCgtaggaagaagaaggcggcCGAGTTGGCGGCGGCGAATAAGAAACTTGATGCGGGCGACGCGGCTGCGTCTGCTGGGGACGTGCTGAGCCAGGTGGATAAGCCCAACTGGCCGGATAGTGAGTTCCCGTGGAGGTTGAGGACGGAGGAGAGGCTGGAGATGGCcaaggcggaggaggaggagcggtTGCATTGGATTGAGCGGTTTTTGGATGGTGattcggatgaggaggacgAGCAGGAGGGTGCGCTTGGAGTGGACGGGGACCATGATGGTGTAGCGCGTCCTGGGCGCGGGAAGATGGTCCCGCTGACCGCGTACCCGCACCCGACGCGTAAAGATGAGATGATTGCGCGCTACCCGACCGACCCCGCCGACGCGCGTGCCGCGCTCTTGGCGAAGCGGAGTGTGCGTGCGCTCGTGTATAGGCAGCAGCGGAAGCAGCGTGAgatggatgatgaggatgatgatgaggtggTGTGTATTTGCAATGGGCGCGACGACGGGCGCGAGCTGGTGCAGTGCGACGCGTGCCAGATGTGGTACCACCTCGAGTGCATCGGTATCCGTAGCATCGCGGAGCTGGGCAAGGAGGAGGACCCGTGGTTCTGCAGAAGGTGTGTGTCGCGCAGCCGCTCGCCGTCGACGGAGCCTGAAGTTGCGACGGGCGAGCCGACGTTTGTGCCGACTGACGAGGAGCACACGTTTCGTCGTTCCTCGGACACGCCGTTTTTTCAGCCTGGGCCGCATGATTCGCCGAGTTGGGCTGCGATGAAGACGCCGAGGACGCCGCCGAGGCAGTATGGACGCGATGGCGGTGGGTTGTCGGATGGGCATTCGTCGTGGTTGGAGTCGTCGAGGCCTGGTCCGTCGACGCCGCAGCACTCTGCGGCGTCGGTGAGGATTTATAGCAGTCCGTATGGCGGGTATATGAATTCAGACGACTCGCCGTTCGACCCGACGTCGACTCCTTCGAGAGGTATCAAGTTCAATGCGCCATTTACGACACCGAAGAGCGCGTGGCCTGCGCGCGCCATTTTCCAGAGTCCGACGCGTGGATCGCAGAGAGGCTCGGGCAACGGGTTTGGTCAGGGTTACAACAATGGCaatagcagcagcagtcggACCCCGCTTTCGGATGGCACTTCGCATTCGAACTACCCCTCGTCTGGCAGTGGTGCGCACGGTCAAGATTATTACGCGCGACAGAGCTATGACGAGTCGCCTGTGAGAAGGGGGCATGTGTattcttcctctgcttcgTCGGTACCGACTTTCCAGCGGCGGACGCTGCATTCGCCTCCGCCTTCTTCGAGCGGCCCTGGGCATGGCAGGTCAAGGAGCCAGTACGCGGCAGGCCCGAGCCCTGGGATTGGTTCGTACCTTGAAGAATCACCTGTTATGCGTTCGCTGGGATCGAGGTTGAACCGGGAACCTCAGGCGTATGCGCATGATACCTAGAACTTCACACATAGACCAACGCTTTTCGACTTGCTTGGGGTTCgtctttgtttttcttgcttcGCTGTTCTTGTCGCTTTGCGATTTTTCACTGGAAAAACAAACTCGtgtatctttttttgtgtgCTCCGTTGTTTTTCCAGTATACTGTACGTGGTGTATTTGTGAATCCCCCGTCCCATCCTCACCTCCCGGCTCCCACATGCACTTACGATTCCGCATGAAAGCGACGTCTTCTTTCTTGTTTGTGCTGGCTTTTCCTTTTGTCCtcgtattttttttttttgatgataTGATATGCTCCATGAATGGCCTCGTTTCTGCTGTCTTATAAAGGTTCAAGTACTTTATGTAgccgttttctttttgttttattaGTTATGAGACCTTTGTGCTATAGTATGTCAAATTTGATGTTCATTTTTGCTGGGGATGTCGGTAGTCGGGCTGAAGTGGTttagaattttttttttggtttggttcTACAGTTTTCGCAAAGAATTGCATCGCATTGCGTGTTGCCGCACCAAGTCACGATGTGGCGCTGGACGATGGAGGGCGCGCCACACcatacatattttttttgttggtaaCGCGTCTTTTGTCCCGAACCACAACTAGCTTTCCTCCTTGTCGTTTTCTTACGCGTTTTGAGCGACAAGAAACGCGTATTTCGTGACTTTTTGTTtgtgaaagaaataaagGTGAGGCCTAGACGCGAAGTCCACGACAACCCTCCCACGATTCAAAAAATTTTCATGTTTCTAAACCGCGTTGATAGTAGGTGATCAAGGGctattctttttcttgtgcGATGTTGTCGCCGCCAAAGGAATCAGAGCGTCTACGGATTGCCGTGGTAGGTCTGCGCTTTGCTTTGAAAAGAGAAACACGATTGATTCACCCCCTATTCTCTAGGCACTAGCGGTTTTGAGATGCAAACCCGTTAATATGACTTGTTTCGGTGAGGCGATGGCTGATCTCAGAATTTCTGCTATGAACGCGCATGAACTGCTTTTGGACTGCATTTAGCTTATATTCAAAGTTTGAGGGAGTCGTTCCCCCGGAGCCAGTCCCAAAGCTTGAACGGAAATGGGGATGATGGTGGATCTGAGACTAACTGGAAAGAACACGCGTCTAAACTGGAGAAGGAATGCGAAAGGTTGAAACAGGAGCTGGAGGCTATGGAAATTcgtatgttttctttcctatgacttttttttttgctgtgGATTTTATTGGTGTGTCTGTTTgcttgatattttttttgccctTTAGAAATGTTCCTGGCCAAAAATCAGGCTAAAGAAGCGCGAGAAGCTACCCCGCAGACTATGGAGACTCCGAGCACTGCACCTGAAAACCAGAAGAAGGGAAAGCAAAAACAGGTAGCAGCTTCAGCACCAGAGGAAAATATTCGTCGGTCGCAAGTTTCTTCCGATTTAAAGAGTGTGCTCAAAAGTATCGAGAACGGTAAGCCCGTACAATCTTCTGGCCATATCTTTCCTCTAGTTTATTGTGTCCAATcatggaggtggagaagcTAGTAAGATTTTTTCTAGTAAAACGCGACTTTTGGAGCTTCTCGATACACTCTTTGCCTTGTTGGCACACCATGGTGGGCCCGAGTTTCCACAGAACGCGTTCCTATCCGCTACTCGTCGCGCTATTGATGCCATCTCTGTTTCTTTGGACTGCACTGTCAAGGACAATATGAGTCTTGATCGTATTCAGATGCTGGATAGCTTATTAGGCGTCGTCATCGAGAAGTCGCTTCCAATAATAATGTTCACCTCGGACGCGTCTCGCAAGACTGCAGCTTCTGATGCAGGCGATGACATCACTCCCCTGGCCGCATTTCTGAGCCAACTCTCGACTACGGTTCTGATGCCTATACTTCGCTCATTTTATATGCTATCCGAACGACTTCTGGCGACGGTGCTACTGGAGAAGGGGCACAACGGACGTCGCTCGAAATCCAGCGCCGACAAAGAATTAACTGGCAATGGCGCTAAAAATGCGGATGGAAGGCCGGCGCTACTGGCATTCTTTCATGGTGCACTTAATACGACGTGCACCACTGTGTCCTCATTAGCGCAGGCCCATGCTGGAACTAAGCTCTCGGCGAAGGCAAGTGCAAAAACTAGAGAAAAAGCTAGGACACAGAAAGCTCTTGCCAGAAATAGCCTGGTGGAATTGTCCCTCCTGCACCACGATTTATTGTTTGAAGcaattcgatttttggaccGAATGTTTGTCGAAAATGCAGCGAATGCGACGACAAAATCAGGAACTAAAGATTTTGGCAGTAATCCTTCGAAACGCAGTCGGGTTCTGCGACTTGTAATCAAAGATACAATTTGGTATCTCTGTAGCGTCATGCATGCTGTCATCAACGCTGAGGCCGGCGTCTCACGACTCCTCGACTCGGACAACTTTGCTCCTCAGTGTTCTGTGAATTCTCACAATTCTCAATTAGCAGATTTGCCCACGGCTCGGCTTCGCATACGGAAAAAAACAACCTTGGAGAGCTTTTTGGGGCTCGTTGCTCTGCAGGATCTTTGCCATGAATCTCGGACTGGAGGATGGCATGCCATGACTTCAGATATGCATTCGGGGGAAGCACCTACCGGTGGATGTGGAGGTGGTGAATGTATTGATAACGAGTTGCACGGTGCCCCACTGCGTATGCTAGATAAGGATCGGATTCAGGGTGGGGGTGCTAGGGACGGTACTGGCAACATGCATGACTCTGGATCTGGGCCATCGTCATCATATCTGGAAAATAATCGGGGAGCTGgacagaaagatgaggatgcTGCTGCCTGCTCTAGCTCTGGCTCGGGGTCCGGGATTGGTTCAATCCCTGTCCCCGCTGCTCGAACGCCTGTCTTGCTCGATGACGTGGAACGCAGGATGATTCTACGCGTCGTGGAAAGTTTTTTTAATATCATATAACATAATTGTAGGTTGACATATTTCCgagtctttttcttttctttctttttttttgcttttccgAGATTGCATTCATTCGTTGATGCTGCCATCCTGAGGTTTGAGGGCTCTTGCTTCGGGGTTCGTTCGTTCGTAAGTCACGTCAGGCCGtgtcaaacttcaaaaaaCATTATGGTATGGATTCCTTTGCTGATCATGAGTATGTTGTAAAGCATATGACTGATTTTGGCTTCAAGCATTAATGTCGTCCGCTATATTTGGCCTGGAAGAATTGGGGCTGACGTCGCGGGGTACAGATGCGTCTCTTGGCACTGTCACTTTAGACGTTATTGGTTTACACCTTGCGAGCACAATTGAGAAAAACGATTAAGAGAGATTAAGAGACATCAAAGCTTGATGGCCCTGCGATCATTTcgaaaaatacaaaaacGTGGGATTGTGAGCTAAAAGGCTTAAAGAGGACTTAGAATTTTTGGAATTAGACTTGCTCGGGCAAAGCGCTAGCGCAAGCGAGTTCGGGATGCCTGAATTTGTTATGTATGCACGCAATTTTGACTTTTTGGTCAAGAGGCTGTGAGGTTTTCAGCCTCGAGGCACTTGTACTAGAAAATCGAGGGTGCTTTTTGGTTTGTGAGCCAGCTTCTTCAGACTACTCGTTAGGATGAAGCATTAATGGATCGTTGACATTTTCTGAGGGATAGACGCGTATGTGCATATGGGCGACGACCCTGAACAAGTTTCCATGTCCGTCCAGCATTCTTTTTCTCGTTTGTCAGTTTATTGGTCCATAATTGagtgacttttttttttgctcaaAATTTTGATACTTTCTGAGTGGAAATTAATACGAGTTGATGCTTATTGATTTTTGGAGACGAGGGAACGATGGTTGGTGGGGCTGGAGATGGTACATCGAACGAGGAGAATGAATATAAGCTATGACTTTAGTGTGATTAATTTGGAGTGCCTATATGCGCTAGCTAGGAAACCTGAGCTCGTTATCTTGGGCGAAAAGTAAGTTTGGAGCGTATTGCGTAGTCGTATGTAATATCGCATTCAATAAAGTTGTACtgacaagaagaagaaatgaaaTGTTAACTTCGATAAGGTTTGCTGGTGAGTGAATTCAATGTAAATTTGGAGCTCCGTGCTCCCAGGGAGCGGGAGGGTTAATTTTGAAATGGATAAGATGGATAGTGTACTATCATTTCGCGTTGTTCAGATTGTTCATACCCTGTCAAGACGACGCGACTCTGGATACCCAAGTTAGTTTAGCGCCGTTGCGGGGTTTACAGAACCAATCGGGGGTATGGGGAGATTGTGCTCTTGGTGCTGTTGCTTAACGTTAACGTCTAAATAACGTTGCCGTTTGTCGTCTGATGGTCATGTCGTCGAGTTTTCGACTCGGACGTGAGAAAAACGGGGAACTTGTATTTTTCATGGAGTTTTCGAACAGAATCAGATGTATCAGAAGTACCATTTTACAAGGAAGGAGGACTCCATGTCACTCCACGTCGGCGTGGGTCAATAATATG
Coding sequences:
- a CDS encoding Transcription initiation factor TFIID subunit 3 translates to MNPLFFLVANTARTIPFLKASSPPSLRNSTPISRRRRVPPAIRGTDMTGHTPQSRLSPTESHQLERYILNRLSEQATREQSLVPLVLNMHLCILRSSAVDDGGHPLRAQYGSSAALQQCATPESRSKEAASRKSINHSTSNMQMATPSSPPLDPPPAHSSALSSPFMAKLSIGEKDKASRGTVPPSSSSSSLPVHVDDVFASSQSSLQAATSTSAASTPPPISPVLGVAPNPNPNPTTTTAPTVTAGGEMERIRQSIIADRLAHIQQAEKYRPEYLKRSKRTLAEADPMYLLEDDGASERVLPVGIMESPHKGRRLKLFQETSEESFEESLMAGGYGRYRTADWVRQPQPISLPPSAVAGSSTSIVAILEEAQEAPPSEKELKKRKRLAAFRAEPTQGNSKLCAVELEGKGRVIIDGSAEEHVTPGSPEPVVHATGGKKKTPSRRKKKAAELAAANKKLDAGDAAASAGDVLSQVDKPNWPDSEFPWRLRTEERLEMAKAEEEERLHWIERFLDGDSDEEDEQEGALGVDGDHDGVARPGRGKMVPLTAYPHPTRKDEMIARYPTDPADARAALLAKRSVRALVYRQQRKQREMDDEDDDEVVCICNGRDDGRELVQCDACQMWYHLECIGIRSIAELGKEEDPWFCRRCVSRSRSPSTEPEVATGEPTFVPTDEEHTFRRSSDTPFFQPGPHDSPSWAAMKTPRTPPRQYGRDGGGLSDGHSSWLESSRPGPSTPQHSAASVRIYSSPYGGYMNSDDSPFDPTSTPSRGIKFNAPFTTPKSAWPARAIFQSPTRGSQRGSGNGFGQGYNNGNSSSSRTPLSDGTSHSNYPSSGSGAHGQDYYARQSYDESPVRRGHVYSSSASSVPTFQRRTLHSPPPSSSGPGHGRSRSQYAAGPSPGIGSYLEESPVMRSLGSRLNREPQAYAHDT